One region of Triticum aestivum cultivar Chinese Spring chromosome 6B, IWGSC CS RefSeq v2.1, whole genome shotgun sequence genomic DNA includes:
- the LOC123137527 gene encoding uncharacterized protein isoform X1 gives MQKNKRASGHASSLRKVQSTIKKKEKIGSSRKRGITTRKGHLRENIFGYSSPDRDISSTKFEERQFGNVYEPGQADWCELSKRLASHLSVEVVSLALFDGDKMLYACTGIVLPRGTSRLDLTRFLTSSQLVAVFNFKRNKDDKLRVLVRLPDKKTIPGILGLYDKCIAIVTSEYFQDVMPLDMYQQTYLPNPSTMVAGRACNSSSLMGTIGELTDIGADYEDLVASNCQITEAGLGGPLIDLAGNFVGINICFHGDTQRPLFLPRILLRQRLEQYEVLIPGKGYGEKMPPYCAGLLMGKTSNSRQGSYEPPPGASRIIPSGFMDTWEWLESMGYPKPPPLMLELNGRLVRTFEEVFGWLHAWKGYKNFDMLHGHGKNAWQRLDKKIVATISNRVISLVSFNGEGTSFFSCSGFLIRGPPRKGHTRNVIVTSASLVRTCDVTDKFDENMRIEVFLPPNQRLNGTLESYHSGYNIAIVTVKGLRDICPEDMKFDDPMSNQENPLPRRVVAIGREPKGVLCASMGEPILCDEDLHWPSTFGCQQLKLSNCKISKVGIGGPLINFFNGRLVGMNFCDGRPDRTPYLPCKQIREVLHSTWRLTTDRSVLRLDKPDVNNKCRWPVPKPYWYHGLLEMNRFGPMPMIGWARQ, from the exons ATGCAGAAAAATAAGAGGGCGAGTGGTCACGCAAGTAGCTTGAGAAAGGTGCAAAGCACcatcaaaaagaaggaaaaaattgGAAGTAGTCGCAAAAGAGGCATTACTACTCGGAAAGGACACCTGAGAGAGA ATATATTTGGCTACTCATCGCCTGATCGGGATATTTCTAGCACCAAGTTCGAAGAGCGACAATTTGGCAATGTATATGAACCTGGTCAAGCTGACTGGTGTGAACTAAGTAAAAGACTAGCTTCACATTTGTCTGTGGAAGTTGTCTCACTTGCTTTGTTCGATG GAGATAAGATGTTATATGCATGCACGGGTATAGTTCTACCACGTGGGACATCAAGACTGGACCTAACAAGATTCCTGACTTCATCACAGTTGGTTGCAGTCTTTAATTTTAAAAGAAACAAGGATGATAAATTGAGG GTTTTGGTGCGCCTTCCTGACAAAAAAACTATACCTGGGATCTTAGGACTATATGATAAATGTATTGCTATTGTTACATCCGAATACTTCCAAGATGTTATGCCATTAGACATGTATCAGCAAACATATCTGCCTAATCCTTCGACGATGGTAGCTGGGCGTGCCTGCAATTCAAGCAGTTTGATGGGCACGATTGGGGAGCTGACTGATATAGGAGCTGATTATGAAGATCTTGTGGCCTCTAACTGTCAGATCACAGAG GCTGGACTTGGAGGGCCACTCATTGATCTTGCTGGCAATTTTGTTGGGATCAACATTTGTTTTCATGGTGATACGCAAAGGCCTTTGTTTCTACCAAGGATATTGCTTCGTCAACGCTTGGAGCAATATGAGGTGCTCAT TCCTGGAAAAGGTTATGGAGAGAAAATGCCACCTTATTGTGCAG GTTTGTTAATGGGAAAAACCAGCAATAGCAGGCAGGGATCTTATGAACCTCCTCCAGGTGCTTCCAGAATAATCCCTTCAG GATTTATGGATACCTGGGAGTGGCTAGAATCCATGGGCTACCCTAAACCACCACCACTTATGCTGGAAT TGAATGGGCGCCTGGTTAGGACATTTGAGGAAGTGTTTGGTTGGTTACATGCTTGGAAAGGTTATAAAAACTTCGATATGTTGCACGGTCATGGAAAGAATGCCTGGCAGAGGCTTGATAAGAAGATAGTTGCAACTATATCCAATCGTGTTATCTCACTTGTTTCGTTCAATG GAGAGGGTACGAGTTTTTTTTCATGCTCAGGCTTCCTTATAAGGGGTCCGCCAAGAAAAGGGCACACACGCAATGTGATTGTGACTTCGGCCAGTTTGGTTAGAACTTGTGATGTTACAGACAAATTTGATGAGAATATGAGG ATTGAGGTGTTTCTCCCACCGAATCAGCGCTTGAATGGGACACTGGAATCATATCATTCCGGATATAATATTGCTATTGTCACTGTTAAGGGTTTGCGTGATATTTGTCCAGAAGATATGAAATTTGATGATCCCATGAGTAACCAAGAGAATCCTTTACCCAGAAGGGTGGTAGCTATAGGGCGTGAGCCCAAAGGAGTGTTATGTGCCTCAATGGGTGAACCTATACTTTGTGATGAAGACCTGCACTGGCCTAGCACATTTGGTTGCCAGCAACTTAAGCTGTCCAATTGTAAAATCTCGAAG GTTGGTATTGGAGGCCCCCTGATAAACTTCTTTAATGGGCGTCTTGTTGGCATGAACTTTTGTGATGGAAGGCCTGATAGAACTCCCTACCTGCCTTGTAAGCAAATTCGTGAAGTCTTACATAGCACATGGCGCTTAACTACCGACCGCTCTGTGCTCAGATTGGACAAACCAGATGTGAACAACAAATGCAG ATGGCCAGTGCCCAAGCCATATTGGTATCACGGTCTTCTCGAGATGAATAGGTTTGGTCCGATGCCCATGATAGGATGGGCTCGCCAGTAG
- the LOC123137527 gene encoding uncharacterized protein isoform X2, producing MQKNKRASGHASSLRKVQSTIKKKEKIGSSRKRGITTRKGHLRENIFGYSSPDRDISSTKFEERQFGNVYEPGQADWCELSKRLASHLSVEVVSLALFDGDKMLYACTGIVLPRGTSRLDLTRFLTSSQLVAVFNFKRNKDDKLRVLVRLPDKKTIPGILGLYDKCIAIVTSEYFQDVMPLDMYQQTYLPNPSTMVAGRACNSSSLMGTIGELTDIGADYEDLVASNCQITEAGLGGPLIDLAGNFVGINICFHGDTQRPLFLPRILLRQRLEQYEVLIPGKGYGEKMPPYCAGLLMGKTSNSRQGSYEPPPGASRIIPSGFMDTWEWLESMGYPKPPPLMLELNGRLVRTFEEVFGWLHAWKGYKNFDMLHGHGKNAWQRLDKKIVATISNRVISLVSFNGEGTSFFSCSGFLIRGPPRKGHTRNVIVTSASLVRTCDVTDKFDENMRIEVFLPPNQRLNGTLESYHSGYNIAIVTVKGLRDICPEDMKFDDPMSNQENPLPRRVVAIGREPKGVLCASMGEPILCDEDLHWPSTFGCQQLKLSNCKISKVGIGGPLINFFNGRLVGMNFCDGRPDRTPYLPCKQIREVLHSTWRLTTDRSVLRLDKPDVNNKCRWPVPKPYWYHGLLEMNRLNGM from the exons ATGCAGAAAAATAAGAGGGCGAGTGGTCACGCAAGTAGCTTGAGAAAGGTGCAAAGCACcatcaaaaagaaggaaaaaattgGAAGTAGTCGCAAAAGAGGCATTACTACTCGGAAAGGACACCTGAGAGAGA ATATATTTGGCTACTCATCGCCTGATCGGGATATTTCTAGCACCAAGTTCGAAGAGCGACAATTTGGCAATGTATATGAACCTGGTCAAGCTGACTGGTGTGAACTAAGTAAAAGACTAGCTTCACATTTGTCTGTGGAAGTTGTCTCACTTGCTTTGTTCGATG GAGATAAGATGTTATATGCATGCACGGGTATAGTTCTACCACGTGGGACATCAAGACTGGACCTAACAAGATTCCTGACTTCATCACAGTTGGTTGCAGTCTTTAATTTTAAAAGAAACAAGGATGATAAATTGAGG GTTTTGGTGCGCCTTCCTGACAAAAAAACTATACCTGGGATCTTAGGACTATATGATAAATGTATTGCTATTGTTACATCCGAATACTTCCAAGATGTTATGCCATTAGACATGTATCAGCAAACATATCTGCCTAATCCTTCGACGATGGTAGCTGGGCGTGCCTGCAATTCAAGCAGTTTGATGGGCACGATTGGGGAGCTGACTGATATAGGAGCTGATTATGAAGATCTTGTGGCCTCTAACTGTCAGATCACAGAG GCTGGACTTGGAGGGCCACTCATTGATCTTGCTGGCAATTTTGTTGGGATCAACATTTGTTTTCATGGTGATACGCAAAGGCCTTTGTTTCTACCAAGGATATTGCTTCGTCAACGCTTGGAGCAATATGAGGTGCTCAT TCCTGGAAAAGGTTATGGAGAGAAAATGCCACCTTATTGTGCAG GTTTGTTAATGGGAAAAACCAGCAATAGCAGGCAGGGATCTTATGAACCTCCTCCAGGTGCTTCCAGAATAATCCCTTCAG GATTTATGGATACCTGGGAGTGGCTAGAATCCATGGGCTACCCTAAACCACCACCACTTATGCTGGAAT TGAATGGGCGCCTGGTTAGGACATTTGAGGAAGTGTTTGGTTGGTTACATGCTTGGAAAGGTTATAAAAACTTCGATATGTTGCACGGTCATGGAAAGAATGCCTGGCAGAGGCTTGATAAGAAGATAGTTGCAACTATATCCAATCGTGTTATCTCACTTGTTTCGTTCAATG GAGAGGGTACGAGTTTTTTTTCATGCTCAGGCTTCCTTATAAGGGGTCCGCCAAGAAAAGGGCACACACGCAATGTGATTGTGACTTCGGCCAGTTTGGTTAGAACTTGTGATGTTACAGACAAATTTGATGAGAATATGAGG ATTGAGGTGTTTCTCCCACCGAATCAGCGCTTGAATGGGACACTGGAATCATATCATTCCGGATATAATATTGCTATTGTCACTGTTAAGGGTTTGCGTGATATTTGTCCAGAAGATATGAAATTTGATGATCCCATGAGTAACCAAGAGAATCCTTTACCCAGAAGGGTGGTAGCTATAGGGCGTGAGCCCAAAGGAGTGTTATGTGCCTCAATGGGTGAACCTATACTTTGTGATGAAGACCTGCACTGGCCTAGCACATTTGGTTGCCAGCAACTTAAGCTGTCCAATTGTAAAATCTCGAAG GTTGGTATTGGAGGCCCCCTGATAAACTTCTTTAATGGGCGTCTTGTTGGCATGAACTTTTGTGATGGAAGGCCTGATAGAACTCCCTACCTGCCTTGTAAGCAAATTCGTGAAGTCTTACATAGCACATGGCGCTTAACTACCGACCGCTCTGTGCTCAGATTGGACAAACCAGATGTGAACAACAAATGCAG ATGGCCAGTGCCCAAGCCATATTGGTATCACGGTCTTCTCGAGATGAATAG GTTGAATGGCATGTGA